In Bacteroidetes bacterium GWF2_43_63, a genomic segment contains:
- a CDS encoding anhydro-N-acetylmuramic acid kinase, translating to MEKFNIYEWNTGVGMMSGTSLDGIDIAICSFRFNNNKWEYRIDDAVTFPYVDEVKSLILEMPGMSGSELVIADRKLGKYYGQLLSGYLMAMGETPLFVASHGHTIFHEPVQGMTYQAGHGAAIAAETGLPVVCDFRSSDVALGGQGAPLVPIGDELLFTDFDALVNLGGFANISMRLNNERIAYDICPVNIVLNHFAHKLGHEYDRSGALAASGTADKHLLAKLDALPYYSASHPKSLGREWVETEFLPMIENSGIKNTNDILCTLALHAAGQIVRACGENKSVLFTGGGIKNNFLADTIKESLQERMIIPDETTIDFKEALIFAFMGWLRLNKKPNTIPSATGASKAISAGAVFIP from the coding sequence ATGGAAAAATTCAATATTTATGAATGGAATACAGGCGTGGGAATGATGTCGGGCACTTCGCTTGATGGCATTGACATTGCCATTTGTTCGTTTCGATTCAATAATAATAAATGGGAATACAGAATTGATGATGCGGTCACATTTCCGTATGTGGACGAAGTGAAGTCGTTGATTCTGGAAATGCCTGGTATGAGTGGTTCAGAGCTGGTCATCGCAGACCGGAAGCTAGGAAAATATTACGGGCAATTACTTTCAGGATATCTGATGGCCATGGGCGAAACGCCCTTATTTGTTGCTTCGCATGGACACACCATTTTTCATGAACCTGTCCAAGGCATGACGTATCAGGCAGGACATGGCGCTGCCATCGCTGCAGAAACCGGATTGCCGGTGGTCTGTGATTTCCGGAGCAGCGACGTAGCACTGGGAGGACAAGGCGCGCCACTGGTGCCGATCGGCGATGAATTGCTGTTCACTGATTTTGATGCACTTGTGAATCTGGGCGGTTTCGCAAATATTTCAATGCGCTTGAATAATGAACGAATTGCTTACGATATTTGTCCGGTCAATATTGTTTTGAATCATTTTGCACACAAGCTTGGCCACGAATATGACCGTTCCGGAGCGTTGGCTGCCAGCGGGACAGCCGATAAACACCTGCTTGCCAAACTCGATGCCCTTCCCTATTATTCGGCCAGTCATCCCAAGTCGCTTGGAAGGGAATGGGTGGAAACAGAATTCCTGCCAATGATTGAAAACAGCGGCATTAAAAACACGAATGATATTCTATGTACATTAGCACTACATGCGGCAGGGCAGATAGTCCGAGCCTGCGGCGAAAATAAATCAGTGCTGTTTACAGGAGGTGGAATCAAAAATAATTTTCTCGCTGACACTATCAAGGAATCACTGCAAGAGCGCATGATCATTCCTGATGAAACGACCATTGATTTTAAAGAAGCACTGATTTTTGCGTTTATGGGCTGGCTGCGGCTGAATAAAAAACCCAACACAATCCCTTCTGCAACTGGCGCCAGTAAAGCAATCAGCGCCGGTGCGGTTTTCATACCGTAA
- a CDS encoding biopolymer transporter ExbB, which yields MFSNILLQIVKGGDSVAAATADTVQKTVETASQQYDTLSFWDLALKGGPVMIPIALLLIIAVYIFFDRYIATSKAAKEDSGFMANIKHFITEGKIDQAKAMCLSNPTPMARMIEKGISRIGRPLNDITSAIENEGKLQVARLEKSIAFLSTISGVGPMIGFLGTVTGMITAFYDLSKSGNNLDIALLSGGIYEAMVTTVAGLIVGILATLAYNVIVARVEKIVYILEARSTEFMDILNEPA from the coding sequence ATGTTTTCGAATATTCTTCTTCAGATTGTTAAGGGCGGAGATTCGGTTGCAGCAGCCACCGCCGATACAGTACAAAAGACCGTTGAAACTGCAAGTCAGCAATACGACACTCTTTCATTTTGGGATCTGGCTCTAAAAGGTGGCCCTGTAATGATTCCCATTGCATTACTGCTCATCATTGCCGTTTATATTTTCTTTGACCGATACATAGCAACCAGCAAAGCCGCGAAAGAAGACAGCGGATTCATGGCCAATATTAAGCACTTCATCACTGAAGGAAAAATTGATCAGGCAAAGGCCATGTGCCTGAGTAATCCGACCCCGATGGCACGCATGATTGAAAAAGGAATTTCACGTATTGGACGACCATTAAATGACATCACCTCGGCCATCGAAAATGAAGGAAAACTTCAAGTTGCGCGACTGGAAAAAAGCATCGCATTCTTGTCAACAATTTCCGGAGTCGGGCCAATGATTGGGTTTTTAGGAACAGTAACCGGTATGATCACAGCATTTTACGACCTTTCAAAATCAGGAAACAACCTTGATATTGCATTGCTTTCGGGAGGCATTTACGAAGCAATGGTAACAACCGTTGCCGGTTTAATCGTGGGTATTCTTGCCACACTGGCCTACAACGTTATTGTTGCACGCGTTGAAAAAATCGTTTATATCCTCGAAGCACGTTCTACCGAATTTATGGATATTCTGAACGAACCGGCATAA